In the Topomyia yanbarensis strain Yona2022 chromosome 3, ASM3024719v1, whole genome shotgun sequence genome, one interval contains:
- the LOC131688067 gene encoding uncharacterized protein LOC131688067 has product MITLAVCVMAVVISHVAGDCPCQQPPAPHHSIHYEPRYPSHRAEEATFAGPDPVHIADEITDDYDSDDALPKTICIQLPPGTPLGLSRSILQRFVYALADTRNSRRTVVTPVRSIYQILATPHQPPSVVGQPQPPVCHSPPEYSQQLTYPDGPVYPPGPYAPVNTGPAAFPGSPYSSVPTGPQPYAPVSAGSPYPSASLGSIAPQPSAPVSPGSTFPSVDVPYSESTYAANQIPRYPANDPQNFQSTPYGSPNKPSRGYCYSGGCVKPYGNS; this is encoded by the coding sequence ATGATTACATTAGCCGTGTGTGTTATGGCAGTTGTCATTAGCCATGTAGCAGGAGATTGTCCGTGCCAGCAGCCCCCAGCGCCACATCATTCGATTCACTATGAACCGCGCTACCCATCACATCGAGCGGAAGAAGCTACTTTCGCTGGTCCGGATCCTGTCCACATTGCAGATGAAATCACAGATGATTACGACTCAGATGATGCTCTACCGAAGACTATCTGTATTCAGCTACCACCCGGAACTCCTCTAGGACTGTCAAGGAGTATTCTCCAAAGATTCGTCTACGCATTGGCTGATACAAGAAACTCCAGGAGAACCGTGGTCACCCCAGTCCGATCAATTTATCAGATTCTGGCAACGCCACACCAACCACCGTCCGTCGTCGGTCAGCCTCAGCCTCCGGTATGTCATTCGCCACCTGAATACTCACAACAGTTGACATACCCGGATGGGCCAGTCTACCCACCAGGACCCTATGCGCCAGTAAATACAGGACCGGCAGCATTTCCAGGCTCACCTTACTCATCAGTTCCTACAGGACCTCAGCCCTATGCGCCAGTTTCAGCCGGATCGCCATACCCGTCCGCTTCTCTAGGGTCCATAGCACCACAACCCTCTGCGCCAGTATCTCCAGGATCAACTTTCCCATCGGTGGATGTTCCTTATTCTGAATCAACATATGCTGCTAATCAGATTCCGCGGTATCCAGCGAATGATCCACAAAATTTCCAATCAACTCCTTACGGGTCCCCGAATAAACCCAGCAGGGGATATTGTTACAGTGGTGGCTGTGTAAAGCCCTACGGTAATTCATAA